The nucleotide sequence CCATGACTGGGACCATGCCGGAAATAGGTTCGTCTCGGTGGACTGTATTTCGTACAATAAGTACGACATGGCGGATAAGTAAGCCAGGACCATGATCGTTGAACGAGCGAATCGTAACTTCGAAATCTCGTAGCTTTCGGAGTTGCGTTTAAAAGGGAATAATCCGAGGAACCGTGAGACGATTACGTGCGGATAAATCAGTGAGTCCATATCCGTGGCGCGCCATGGTCGCCATCGATCAGGATTATTCACCATtctgatcatttgttcgaaTTTGTCGAATTTTTCGCGACAGAAAAGAGCCACCTGGTAGCTGCTCGCACGGACGAACGCAACTGAATCGAGTGGGCCGAACAGTGCGTTTCTCTGCGTATATTGTCGCGTTTTGATAAATGGAGATCTGAATTTCATTGCGACAGTGTAACGTTAAAATCGATGATAGTATCTGCGGACTTTCAACGAAATTAAACGGGACTTCTGCGATCATTTTTGTCGTGCTCCCTCGGAAGTTCAATGTCAGCGTGCAAGGTGTTCCTCTTTTAAAATCGATCAGGCTATTACCATTTAGATCTTGCTGTTTGTTCGTTGGTACACAGTTGGTGCACGGAAATCGGTAAATATTGCCGAGGGATTTAGAAATGCACCAATTTCATTAATATACATTTAGATGCTGATTCGAAACACAGGAAGACAACGGAAAGTTTCGATCCCCGAATAGTTACGTCGATCGTGATATTTCAcgtaaataaatgattaaataataattaacgaaATAATCCACTAGTTAAGACTATTCGAACGTGAACTTTATTCCTGTTTGGTGCGAGTCAGACAACAAAATTGTCTCTAACGTAAAATACCGAAATGAGCGGATGTCATTTTCAGTCTGTTCGTTACATTAAGTTGCGTGCTATTATCAAACACCTCAGCCATGAACTATTACAGGTATCTGCGCAGGAACACACCACGTTGCCTTCCGGGCGGCTGACGGAGCATTGATCAGGCTAACGTGACAAACAAAATTGTGTAATTTCAGGAAGAAGTGTTGATCGTCGCGCGACCGCAGCGGTCAGTTGGTGCAATTGGAACCCGTTAAAAATTGATAGAGTATCATAACGTACATGAAAATTGCACTCAGAATCTGTAAATAAATCGCTGATGTTATAATGTACAGGTACAGAATTTCTGACCAACATTTGCTAGCAattacgagaaacaaatgacacaGAAAAGGCTAACTAATGCAAAAGACAGTGGTAGAAATTCTTCAAAATTCACTATCATTAATATTCCCATCCGTAATAATGCATCTTACCTGTGATAAAAGCTTCCCATTAATGTCAAACGCTTTCGTCGTGAATGTAATATCTCTGTGGATAACTTGCAGGACAAAGTACTTCAACTGTAACAGTATAAACATAGATTATATAACCATAAATAAAgtaataagtatatatatatataaatataaataataagtataaaATAGTTTACATAACCCATGGCGGTGTaatcaacgtgttaattattcTTTTTTAGTAATTTAGAAACTTCTGCGTGTCGTTACGACGTGAAATAAACTATTTTATACTACATATTTAAATGGATAGATAATTTAGTAACAAGTGGAATCGATTGCGAGTTATCCACTCCGATAAAAACATTATACAAAGATACATGCTTCGGCGTTCCGAATTTTGTGCATCAATTGTCCAGCATTGAACGCGTCGATAGTCCCAATAGTAATCTTTATACCCTTTTCATCAACAGAAGACAAATAAAGGCGTGAAATCTAACTGATCAATTACCTCGCGCTTGACAGTATTATCCGTGCAGTGGCTGACACAATCGTGGATCGTGATAACGATATCCGCAGCATGGTTTGCGGCAGTCTCGCAGAACCAAACTATTACACAGAACATTCCAAACCTTAATGACGAATATAACAATCCAACAGATATGAAAAGTATATCTATCGTCGTTATTCTATCACCACTGGTGTCCCATTTCGTGAACATATTGTACAGACTGAGAGTGACGGAAACGAAAGTGGAAGTCGTATAAAAGATGACCACGGTGCGGAACAATCTATTTAGGTGTTCGACAGCGTCGCTGATATTCTCGTGCACCTCTTCGTAATATTTCACCTTCATTAACAACATGGTACTTTGTCTTCGTGACAACTGCTTCTCCGCCAATTCAACGTGTAGATCCGGCGAAGATCTATTCAACTGTTTTAGATCTTCGTTGAGTTTCTTCAAGCACGCTCCCAAAACAGGCACACAGCTTATGTAGCACAGTACCGACGTGGTCGATGACACCGCGAAGTACAAAGAAATGGATAATCGCAGCATAGTTATCTTAAAAACGTTAAAATAACATGCCGGTATCAAGCAGACGTAGAAAACGGCGTTCACGATGCAAACCGTGCGAATTACTTTCGCCATGTCACTGAAATCCTGGCGCGGCAGCGTGCGTGAAAGCTTCGACAATTGATCGAACATAGCCGACATTGAGAACGGTGCTGCGAACAGCAGCAGAGGTAAGGATCCGTCCAAGAGAACGAACATGTTATCCGACATTGATTTCGTTATAGACTTGATGGTGTCGAGGAAATTGGCTAATAAAAAGTTATAGACTTGGAGAACCAAATGAAGACAGATTATGATTATTGAGTAGACGAATTTTTTCTTCGAGAACACGTATTCTTCGGATTTATAGTTGCATGGGAAAAAGCCGAATATCCCCGAGAAAAACGTGATGGGGCGCATTAGAGAGGCAAAGTCCGTAGCGCGAAATAGCAGGCATCCCTTGTGGTCTTTGAAATCTTTGGTTCTCGTCGTGCGCACTCTCATTGCTCGATGATTTATAATTCGTAGGTGACAGGAAAGCTGCGCGACTGTCCACGTTGATTACTTAACAGTTTTGTAATACTCAGTTTGCAGGGAGACTGTAGATGTCACAAAGGTAAGTGAGCAAAGCAACAAAAATGTAAGGAGAGTTAAGAAATATGCTTGAAATATCATTGATTCTCCAAAATTTGTTCATAATGAAAGTGCATTTTTACTTAACTTCCGCTACTGACAGTTGATGcagaaagtttttattttagTGAAAGGTGCACAGtttatttattacaaataatgtaGTATGTGTTGCAACCGACTCGAATGAACGCGTTTCGGAAACTAAACGCACATACTGTTTTCATAAACGATATTCGAAATGATTGATAGATGTTTCTTGAAATGCTGATCTAGAAGTTCAATACCATAATGAAGAAAGgtcttgaataaataaaatggcACTTGATGTAGATGACGTTATCAGAATGCACTTCGTGATTAAGTCCTTGACGGTACTATATATTGAAATAACTGACCATGTGTTACCTGTGTTAATCTACTTAAATATTTTCATAGATGCCGtgacaaaataaattatttggaaGAAAGTTCCTTTGGTTTTACACAGTGCACAAACCCCTTCTTTCTTACGCTACTTTGATCGTCATCTTCGTTCATTTTACTTGGAAAATAATGTTCTAAATAGTTTAGACTGACGGCAATTCTTCGTTTGTTTATTATGCTATTCTATACATTATTTACAAACAGCGTGCCATTATTCATCGATATGCTCAACATTTCTGCAGGCAGCGTCATTTATTAGAAATTGGAATAGTATCAAGATATACATTATAATTCCACCTACGATCTATAAATCAATGTGAATGCATaagtaaattaatttattatctcTGTCACTAATCAGCACGGCTTACCTGCGTTAAGAGTCTCGCATCCATCGCAATTGCTTTTGCAGAAAACTTGTTATCCCGATGCAACACTTGCAAAGCAAACATCCTCAGCTGAAACATCACACTTGTTAGTTGCTCAATTAATCTTCCTAATTACTGAACATTATTAAAATACTGTCACGTTCATGCCACAAACTTTCTAGCATTGGGTCATCTACAAATAAATTGTTTTCCGCGCATGATGTATAAAGAGTGTAGTTTCACTTGTAATAAATTGATTTAGTTAATCAGATCTTCTAGCAAGAAGCAGAAGTAAGTATTAAGATTCAAAGATTCAACCATCAGTAGCAATTACCTCGCGCTTGACCGTTTCATCGGTGCACTCGCTGAGGATCTCATGGATCGTGGTTCCAATTTCTTGAGCCTTCTTCATCGCGGACTCGCACATTAACACCATCATCACAAACTTAGAGAGATAAAACGTCACCGCTTCAAGATGCGGTAAGTACCAGAAACTCTTACGCCGTTTCATCCAAACTGTGACGCCGTATCCTAAAATAGCGAAGTACATATTGAACGTAATCCCAGTGAACGTGATGATCGCCGCTATGACGATCCGAAAGAGAAACGCCTTATTCAAGCACTGGACAACATCGCTGGTCTCCTGGTGCAGCTCTTCGCAGTATTTCAGCTTCACCAGCAGCAGGAAGCTTCGTCCTCTGTGCGGGGACACAGTAGCCAGGCATGGTTCTTCATGCTCGTTCAACTGCTTCAAGTTCTCGTTGATTTTGACGAAGCAGGCTCTCAAGACGTACACACAGTTCATGTAGGTCATGTCCAGGGCCAGGTACACCATCAACACGTATAAAACCGTTAGACAACTCAAGGTCGTCTCATTCAGGCCAACGATACAGTTCGGCAGGTGCAGGATGAGGAAGATGATGCCGAAGATGTCCTTCGTGTGCACGAACTTCGCCATGTTCTGGAAGTCCTGTTCAGACAGCATCCGCGAGAGCTTCCCAAGTTTCTTGAACAAATGGTACCGCTGGTTCGACAAACCGTACATCACCAGCACCATGATTCCTTCCGAGATGAGGAACACGTTCCGGTCTATCACCTCGACTGTGCTCTTCTCGATGTTGATGTTCGCGTTGTACAGTGCAGACGCCAATAGTACTACGTAGACCAGCTGTGTGATCGCGGACAAAAGAAATCTCGTGTCAGAGAACACAAATTCTGAGGGCGTGCATTTGTACGGAAAGAATCCGAGAATCTTGGAGAAAACGATGTTAGGGTACATCAACGATAAGAAGTTCGTGGCACGGTATGGTCGCCATGACTCGCTACACTCTAAGGTACTAAGCCTTCTCGTGCTCTCAAACATTGTGCAACAAATCGTGGGTATACAGATTTAGGAATACTTGCTACATATCTTTCTTCCGATGAACAGGTTATGCGACTGTGCCATCGCAGTCGGTGGACAGTTATTTTCTTTAAAACGTACGCGAGTCGGTCATGATGTCATGATCTACTGAATAAATAACGCAgagtttatcttcgaattgacAGCCACGATGTTATCGTACGCTTTTAATGGGATGAAATGCCTGTAGCGTGGTGCGTGCACATAGTTCTGTAATTTTCTTGGAAACGATACGGTCTTTTGTTGCTTTCTTCAGCACGGTGTCATCAGAAGGAATTGTATTAGGATCAGCAGATAGGTCGCGATGATTCCCACTATCTGTAAATGAAAGATGTGCAACCAATTTCGTAGGCAACGAGTTCGGATCCCTTACCTTTGTCAACAGGGTGATGTCTATCACTAGCCCTTTCGCCACGATTGTGTGGTTCTGCTGCAGAACTTGCATCGAAAACGACGACAACTGTTGTCCCGAAtatgaaaagaaaaattatgacgATTACGTATCTCTGGACTTagtaatgttatttttattctgAGGCGATGCATCGTTCTTTGCTTTATTCATACCCTTCTCGAACGTGCTTCTTTATAATTAATGGAGTGGAGAAAAAGTAATGGCAATATTGGACTTGCTTCAATATTATCGacttgcttcaattcaattggaAAATTCTAATGCAACGATTTCGACtatttataacaaatatttgtcgCAATTTGACGCAAATAATTACGTATGCACGAATCCTCTTCGcgacttgtgatttaattggtTCGGTAACGACAAAACGCCGGCCGCCTTCCCCTTGCTTTCCTTACCTCGGTGATGATCTCCTCATCGAAGGTAATCACGAGAATCCGATGTATGTTGTAACCAATGTTCTTCGCTTGATCCTTCACCATCTCGCACACCACAGCCATAAAGATCAGACCGTGGCAGTTATAAACGAGATACTCCAGCTGCATCGACCACAAACGCACGATCTTACCATCGTAAGTATTTTCTGACAAATACACAAACAAATTGAACGTGATAGTTATCATGGTCAACGAGATGATGGCAATGGTCTCACGGCCGAAGGTCTCATTCGCCGTATCAATAATTTTGCAAAGTTGCAGATGCTGTCTCCTAAGCGTCTTCAGCTCCGAGAGCAGCGTGGGATTCTTCTGCGAATGATACACCCTTCTGAGCACATGAGGTTCGTCAGTAACCAGACTCATCCTCAATTTCTCCAGAGATCTGCTGACTTCGCGAAAACAAAGACATACTACGTACAAAGAATTGACGAAAAGCGTGTTCACAACCAAAGCCACTAAGAATATGTACCAGCAAATCATGAACTGTACGAACGACCATGGATCATATTCCGCGGCGGATGCGAGGGACACGAGCACGCTGAACTTTATAATGTCTATCGTGAACATCTTCTTTGCAGTGGAGCAGAACGTTTCGGATGATAGCACTCGGGATGCATTCGAAACCAAGCGAAGAAAATGCAGTTTCGATCGGGACGAAAAATGGATTGCCCAAAGACACGCGAGTCCAAAAACGAAAATGCAGGCGCAAGACAACCTCATCGAGATATCTGTATACTTTTCGAAGAAAGAGGTATTGTAAATCAGTATGGGACATAGCAATGTGATGTGGATCAACAGTATCAAGGACGAAGCGAAGTTCTTCTTGGCAAGCTTGTGCGATGACAATGAGACGCTGTACGGGAAATATCCGAGAACGGACATGAGAAAGACGTATGGTCGTATCAGCGTTGCAAAATCCTTGATGTGAAATAATCTCCGTAATTTCTGGTACTCGACGTTCGCGGACCTTCTCAGTGACTGTAACATTTTTCGAATAATGTTAATCTCTCGCTTCGTGAACCA is from Megalopta genalis isolate 19385.01 chromosome 4, iyMegGena1_principal, whole genome shotgun sequence and encodes:
- the LOC117222528 gene encoding uncharacterized protein LOC117222528, with the translated sequence MRVRTTRTKDFKDHKGCLLFRATDFASLMRPITFFSGIFGFFPCNYKSEEYVFSKKKFVYSIIIICLHLVLQVYNFLLANFLDTIKSITKSMSDNMFVLLDGSLPLLLFAAPFSMSAMFDQLSKLSRTLPRQDFSDMAKVIRTVCIVNAVFYVCLIPACYFNVFKITMLRLSISLYFAVSSTTSVLCYISCVPVLGACLKKLNEDLKQLNRSSPDLHVELAEKQLSRRQSTMLLMKVKYYEEVHENISDAVEHLNRLFRTVVIFYTTSTFVSVTLSLYNMFTKWDTSGDRITTIDILFISVGLLYSSLRFGMFCVIVWFCETAANHAADIVITIHDCVSHCTDNTVKRELKYFVLQVIHRDITFTTKAFDINGKLLSQILSAIFMYVMILYQFLTGSNCTN
- the LOC117222555 gene encoding uncharacterized protein LOC117222555, translating into MFESTRRLSTLECSESWRPYRATNFLSLMYPNIVFSKILGFFPYKCTPSEFVFSDTRFLLSAITQLVYVVLLASALYNANINIEKSTVEVIDRNVFLISEGIMVLVMYGLSNQRYHLFKKLGKLSRMLSEQDFQNMAKFVHTKDIFGIIFLILHLPNCIVGLNETTLSCLTVLYVLMVYLALDMTYMNCVYVLRACFVKINENLKQLNEHEEPCLATVSPHRGRSFLLLVKLKYCEELHQETSDVVQCLNKAFLFRIVIAAIITFTGITFNMYFAILGYGVTVWMKRRKSFWYLPHLEAVTFYLSKFVMMVLMCESAMKKAQEIGTTIHEILSECTDETVKRELRMFALQVLHRDNKFSAKAIAMDARLLTQIVGGIIMYILILFQFLINDAACRNVEHIDE
- the LOC117222527 gene encoding uncharacterized protein LOC117222527 yields the protein MFTIDIIKFSVLVSLASAAEYDPWSFVQFMICWYIFLVALVVNTLFVNSLYVVCLCFREVSRSLEKLRMSLVTDEPHVLRRVYHSQKNPTLLSELKTLRRQHLQLCKIIDTANETFGRETIAIISLTMITITFNLFVYLSENTYDGKIVRLWSMQLEYLVYNCHGLIFMAVVCEMVKDQAKNIGYNIHRILVITFDEEIITELSSFSMQVLQQNHTIVAKGLVIDITLLTKVRDPNSLPTKLVAHLSFTDSGNHRDLSADPNTIPSDDTVLKKATKDRIVSKKITELCARTTLQAFHPIKSVR